The proteins below come from a single Leifsonia sp. 1010 genomic window:
- the mmsB gene encoding multiple monosaccharide ABC transporter permease yields MKSLTKALSYLTSQLRQIGLFITLIAIVIFFQIATGGITLAPINVSNLIVQNSYILILAIGMVMVIIAGHIDLSVGSVVAFIGAMAGVFISEWHLPWPLAIVFCLVLGALVGAWQGFWIAYFGIPAFIVTLAGMLAFRGAAQIALGNQQISFFPKEFRAIGSGFLPAFGTTGYEPLTMILGLLASIAILVSSLRQRAIRRKYDLEDEPLWWFVVKLVFLIALVLVMTVLLASYNGTPIVLIILAVLVVGYSAIMNRSVFGRHIYAIGGNLAAAALSGVKTKRVTFLLFVNMGVLSAVAGLVFTAGLNLASPSAGNGFELDAISAVFIGGAAVTGGIGTVTGAIIGGLIIGVLNNGMSILGIDSDYQLLIKGLVLLAAVALDVYNKRRSVGQ; encoded by the coding sequence ATGAAATCGCTCACGAAAGCCCTCAGCTACCTGACCAGTCAGCTGCGTCAGATCGGGCTCTTCATCACCCTGATCGCCATCGTGATCTTCTTCCAGATCGCGACAGGAGGCATCACCCTCGCGCCGATCAACGTGTCGAACCTGATCGTGCAGAACAGCTACATCCTCATCCTCGCGATCGGCATGGTGATGGTCATCATCGCCGGGCACATCGACCTGTCGGTGGGAAGTGTCGTTGCGTTCATCGGGGCGATGGCGGGCGTGTTCATCTCCGAATGGCATCTGCCGTGGCCGCTCGCGATCGTGTTCTGCCTGGTGCTCGGCGCCCTGGTGGGCGCGTGGCAGGGCTTCTGGATCGCCTACTTCGGCATCCCGGCATTCATCGTCACCCTGGCCGGCATGCTCGCATTCCGCGGTGCGGCGCAGATCGCTCTGGGAAACCAGCAGATCTCGTTCTTCCCGAAGGAGTTCCGCGCGATCGGTTCCGGTTTCCTTCCGGCGTTCGGCACGACGGGCTACGAGCCGCTGACGATGATCCTCGGCCTGCTCGCGAGCATCGCGATCCTCGTGTCGTCGCTTCGTCAGCGCGCCATCCGGCGCAAGTACGACCTCGAGGACGAGCCGCTGTGGTGGTTCGTGGTGAAGCTCGTCTTCCTGATCGCCCTGGTGCTCGTGATGACGGTCCTGCTCGCCAGCTACAACGGCACCCCGATCGTGCTGATCATCCTGGCCGTGCTGGTCGTCGGCTATTCGGCGATCATGAACCGCTCCGTGTTCGGCCGCCACATCTACGCGATCGGTGGCAACCTGGCCGCTGCGGCGCTCTCCGGCGTCAAGACCAAGCGGGTCACCTTCCTGCTGTTCGTCAACATGGGCGTGCTGTCGGCTGTCGCCGGTCTCGTGTTCACCGCGGGCCTGAACCTGGCGAGCCCCAGCGCGGGCAACGGGTTCGAGCTGGATGCGATCTCCGCCGTCTTCATCGGTGGCGCGGCGGTCACAGGCGGGATCGGAACGGTGACCGGCGCCATCATCGGTGGTCTGATCATCGGCGTGCTGAACAACGGCATGTCGATCCTCGGGATCGACAGCGACTACCAGCTGCTCATCAAGGGGTTGGTGCTGCTCGCCGCGGTCGCCTTGGACGTCTACAACAAGAGGCGGTCGGTGGGGCAGTAA
- a CDS encoding NADP-dependent oxidoreductase: MKAITVSDPAAGVAGMRVEERPAPHAAENDVIVRVHAAGFTPGELEWPATWTDRAGHDRTPAIPGHELAGVVTELGYGTTGLTVGQRVFGLADWARDGTLAEFVAVEARNLAPLPADVDFVTAASLPISGLTAWQALFQHGGIQAGQSVLVTGAAGGVGSLVVQLAREAGAVVVGAGRAGHRARATEAGAHLFVDTEELDAAGPVDLVVDVLGGEVGARSLGLVRPGGRFVTIAAPPASERPDITALFFVVEPSRVELEQLVARVRAGTLRSFIGDVVELDGAPTAFAGSGSRNGKTIVRVAE; this comes from the coding sequence ATGAAGGCGATCACCGTCAGCGATCCCGCCGCTGGAGTCGCGGGAATGAGAGTGGAGGAACGCCCGGCGCCGCACGCGGCCGAGAACGATGTCATCGTCCGCGTGCACGCCGCCGGGTTCACCCCGGGCGAGCTGGAGTGGCCGGCCACCTGGACGGATCGGGCCGGCCACGACCGCACCCCGGCCATCCCCGGGCACGAGCTCGCGGGTGTCGTGACCGAGCTCGGGTACGGCACGACCGGGCTCACCGTCGGCCAGCGCGTGTTCGGGCTGGCCGACTGGGCGCGCGACGGCACGCTGGCCGAGTTCGTCGCGGTGGAGGCCAGGAACCTGGCCCCGCTGCCGGCGGATGTGGACTTCGTGACTGCGGCGAGCCTCCCAATCTCCGGTCTGACCGCCTGGCAGGCGCTGTTCCAGCACGGCGGCATCCAGGCCGGGCAGTCGGTGCTGGTCACCGGAGCCGCGGGCGGCGTCGGGTCGCTCGTCGTCCAGCTCGCTCGCGAGGCCGGTGCGGTCGTCGTCGGCGCCGGGCGGGCGGGCCACCGTGCTCGTGCGACAGAAGCGGGCGCCCACCTGTTCGTCGACACGGAGGAACTGGACGCGGCAGGGCCCGTCGACCTCGTCGTCGATGTGCTCGGCGGCGAGGTGGGGGCCCGATCGCTGGGCCTGGTGCGACCGGGTGGCCGGTTCGTCACGATCGCTGCTCCGCCCGCGTCGGAGCGGCCGGACATCACGGCACTGTTCTTCGTCGTGGAGCCGAGCCGCGTCGAACTGGAGCAGCTGGTCGCCCGCGTGCGGGCGGGCACGTTGCGCAGTTTCATCGGCGACGTGGTCGAGCTGGATGGCGCCCCCACCGCGTTCGCGGGCTCGGGCTCGCGGAACGGCAAGACGATCGTGAGGGTGGCGGAGTAG
- a CDS encoding carboxymuconolactone decarboxylase family protein has translation MSDETTGWTGGQRAFGDFAPGLAHYTDRVLFDEVWERPELSKRDRSLVTVAALLTGGNVEQLRFHLAFARDNGVTEQELIEAITHLAFYAGWPKAMSAMAMAKEVFGAAEG, from the coding sequence ATGAGCGACGAGACCACCGGCTGGACCGGCGGGCAGCGCGCCTTCGGCGACTTCGCCCCCGGCCTCGCGCACTACACCGACCGCGTGCTCTTCGACGAGGTGTGGGAGCGTCCGGAGCTCTCGAAGCGCGACCGCAGCCTCGTCACGGTGGCCGCCCTGCTGACCGGCGGCAATGTGGAGCAGCTGCGCTTCCACCTCGCCTTCGCGCGCGACAACGGCGTGACCGAGCAGGAGCTGATCGAAGCGATCACGCACCTCGCGTTCTACGCGGGCTGGCCGAAGGCGATGTCCGCCATGGCCATGGCCAAGGAGGTCTTCGGCGCGGCCGAGGGCTGA
- a CDS encoding cupin domain-containing protein encodes MNIEPRTPTVKNPPEQFAGDVWVDPIAGPHEADQRMTVALVRFAPGARTAWHSHARGQYLRVTAGVARFGDRDGNIIEVHPGETLYTPPGQDHWHAAAPGCFMEHIAMLESADDPADTTTWKEHITDDEYEGRRA; translated from the coding sequence ATGAACATCGAGCCACGGACCCCCACGGTCAAGAACCCGCCCGAGCAGTTCGCCGGCGACGTCTGGGTCGATCCGATCGCCGGGCCGCACGAGGCCGACCAGCGCATGACGGTCGCCCTCGTACGGTTCGCGCCGGGCGCCCGCACGGCTTGGCACAGCCACGCCCGCGGGCAGTACCTCCGGGTCACCGCCGGTGTCGCCCGGTTCGGCGACCGCGACGGCAACATCATCGAGGTGCATCCCGGCGAGACCCTCTACACGCCGCCGGGCCAGGACCACTGGCACGCCGCCGCGCCGGGCTGCTTCATGGAGCACATCGCGATGCTGGAGTCGGCCGACGACCCGGCGGACACCACCACGTGGAAAGAGCACATCACCGACGACGAGTACGAGGGGCGGAGGGCATGA